A stretch of the Perca fluviatilis chromosome 17, GENO_Pfluv_1.0, whole genome shotgun sequence genome encodes the following:
- the fbxw2 gene encoding F-box/WD repeat-containing protein 2 isoform X2: MVQLQDQEAFETSSLIGHSARVYALYYKDGLLCTGSDDLSAKLWDVRTGQCIYGIQTHTCATVKFDEQKLVTGSFDNTMACWEWSTGAKIQQFRGHTGAVFSVDYNDELDVLVSGSADFTVKVWALSAGACLNTLTGHTEWVTKVLLQKSEVESMVHSPGDYILLSADKYEIKVWPLGREINCKCLKTLSVSEDRSISLQPRLQFDGRYIVCSSDLGVYQWDFASFEILRVIKTQDPANLSLLSFGEVFALLFDNHFLYVMDLRTEAISGRWPLPAYRKSKRGSSFLAGVTSWLNGLDGDNDSGLVFATSMPDHSIHLVLWKENG, encoded by the exons ATGGTGCAGCTGCAGGATCAGGAGGCATTTGAGACATCGTCCCTGATTGGCCACAGTGCTCGGGTCTACGCCCTCTACTATAAGGACGGCCTCCTCTGCACAG GCTCCGATGACCTCTCTGCCAAATTATGGGACGTGCGCACTGGGCAGTGCATTTATGGAATTCAGACACACACCTGCGCCACCGTGAAATTTGATGAACAGAAGCTGGTGACTGGGTCCTTTGACAACACTATGGCATGCTGGGAGTGGAGCACAGGTGCTAAAATCCAGCAGTTCCGTGGCCACACTGGAGCAG TGTTCAGTGTGGACTACAATGATGAACTGGACGTGCTGGTCAGCGGCTCCGCGGACTTCACGGTGAAGGTGTGGGCTCTGTCTGCTGGGGCGTGTCTCAACACTCTGACGGGACACACCGAGTGGGTCACCAAG GTGTTGCTACAGAAAAGTGAGGTGGAATCTATGGTGCACAGTCCTGGGGATTATATCCTCCTAAGTGCTGATAAGTATGAAATTAAG GTCTGGCCTTTAGGGAGAGAAATCAACTGCAAATGTTTGAAGACACTGTCAGTGTCCGAGGACCGCAGCATCAGCCTCCAGCCTCGCCTGCAGTTTGACGGACGCTACATCGTCTGCAGCTCTGACCTCGGAGTCTATCAGTGGGACTTTGCCAGTTTTGAGATTCTCAG GGTGATCAAAACGCAGGACCCAGCTAACCTGTCCCTGCTCAGCTTTGGCGAGGTGTTTGCGCTCCTTTTCGACAACCACTTCCTGTATGTGATGGACCTGAGGACAGAGGCCATCTCGGGCCGCTGGCCTCTGCCAGCCTACAGGAAGTCCAAACGGGGATCCAGCTTCCTGGCCGGTGTGACCTCCTGGCTCAACGGCCTGGACGGGGACAATGACTCTGGACTGGTGTTTGCCACCAGCATGCCGGACCATAGCATTCATTTAGTACTGTGGAAGGAGAACGGATAG
- the fbxw2 gene encoding F-box/WD repeat-containing protein 2 isoform X1 produces METAAFEGWLQSVSASFLTLNDQQRNQSLDQLISLSGAVQLRHLSNGLETLLKRDFLRLLPLELAFYLLHWLDPETLLTCCLVCKQWNKVINSCTEVWQGVCRELGWRIDESIQEAPHWKGVYLKAKLRMVQLQDQEAFETSSLIGHSARVYALYYKDGLLCTGSDDLSAKLWDVRTGQCIYGIQTHTCATVKFDEQKLVTGSFDNTMACWEWSTGAKIQQFRGHTGAVFSVDYNDELDVLVSGSADFTVKVWALSAGACLNTLTGHTEWVTKVLLQKSEVESMVHSPGDYILLSADKYEIKVWPLGREINCKCLKTLSVSEDRSISLQPRLQFDGRYIVCSSDLGVYQWDFASFEILRVIKTQDPANLSLLSFGEVFALLFDNHFLYVMDLRTEAISGRWPLPAYRKSKRGSSFLAGVTSWLNGLDGDNDSGLVFATSMPDHSIHLVLWKENG; encoded by the exons ATGGAGACGGCAGCCTTCGAGGGCTGGCTGCAGTCCGTCTCGGCCTCTTTCCTTACCCTGAACGACCAGCAGCGCAACCAGTCTCTGGACCAGCTGATCTCTCTGAGCGGAGCCGTGCAGCTCCGCCACCTGTCCAACGGGCTGGAGACGCTGCTGAAGAGGGACTTCCTTCGCCTCCTCCCCCTGGAGCTGGCCTTCTACCTGCTGCACTGGCTGGACCCCGAGACCCTGCTCACCTGCTGCCTGGTCTGCAAACAGTGGAATAAG GTGATCAACTCGTGTACAGAGGTGTGGCAGGGTGTGTGTCGGGAGCTGGGCTGGAGGATTGACGAGTCCATTCAGGAAGCCCCCCACTGGAAGGGGGTCTACCTGAAGGCTAAACTGCGCATGGTGCAGCTGCAGGATCAGGAGGCATTTGAGACATCGTCCCTGATTGGCCACAGTGCTCGGGTCTACGCCCTCTACTATAAGGACGGCCTCCTCTGCACAG GCTCCGATGACCTCTCTGCCAAATTATGGGACGTGCGCACTGGGCAGTGCATTTATGGAATTCAGACACACACCTGCGCCACCGTGAAATTTGATGAACAGAAGCTGGTGACTGGGTCCTTTGACAACACTATGGCATGCTGGGAGTGGAGCACAGGTGCTAAAATCCAGCAGTTCCGTGGCCACACTGGAGCAG TGTTCAGTGTGGACTACAATGATGAACTGGACGTGCTGGTCAGCGGCTCCGCGGACTTCACGGTGAAGGTGTGGGCTCTGTCTGCTGGGGCGTGTCTCAACACTCTGACGGGACACACCGAGTGGGTCACCAAG GTGTTGCTACAGAAAAGTGAGGTGGAATCTATGGTGCACAGTCCTGGGGATTATATCCTCCTAAGTGCTGATAAGTATGAAATTAAG GTCTGGCCTTTAGGGAGAGAAATCAACTGCAAATGTTTGAAGACACTGTCAGTGTCCGAGGACCGCAGCATCAGCCTCCAGCCTCGCCTGCAGTTTGACGGACGCTACATCGTCTGCAGCTCTGACCTCGGAGTCTATCAGTGGGACTTTGCCAGTTTTGAGATTCTCAG GGTGATCAAAACGCAGGACCCAGCTAACCTGTCCCTGCTCAGCTTTGGCGAGGTGTTTGCGCTCCTTTTCGACAACCACTTCCTGTATGTGATGGACCTGAGGACAGAGGCCATCTCGGGCCGCTGGCCTCTGCCAGCCTACAGGAAGTCCAAACGGGGATCCAGCTTCCTGGCCGGTGTGACCTCCTGGCTCAACGGCCTGGACGGGGACAATGACTCTGGACTGGTGTTTGCCACCAGCATGCCGGACCATAGCATTCATTTAGTACTGTGGAAGGAGAACGGATAG